ACCCGGGTGGAATTCAAAAACGCAATATCACCCGGGTAATAAAGATGGCCTAGCCCTCAGGTTGGTACTGGAACACCTGCTCCAGTGGCCGGCCCAGCGCAGCAGCCAGCTTGAAGGCCAGTTCCAGCGACGGCGCATACTTGCCGCCCTCAATGGCAATCACGGTCTGCCGGGTGACGCCCACCTGCTGGGCCAGCTGCTGCTGGGTCATCTCGCCTGCTTCAAAGCGCAGGCGGCGAAGCTGGTTGCTCACGGGCACCCTCAGCCGCCCCGGTGGTACGACCACAGCGACACGATATTGCCCGCCACTTCGGCCAGGACAAACGACAGCAGCGCCACATGCAGCAGGGTGCCCGGCACCGCCAGGGCCGCCCCGCCCGGCAGCAGTAGGACGCTGCCCCAGGTAAAGCCCAGCCCAGCCAGCACGACATAGGAGGTGCGGGTGGCCCGCAAGGCGATGGCGCGGTCACGCTCGTCTGTCAGGGCCCCCTCGGGCCCGCCTTCCAGACGGCGCCAGACCCACAGGCTCAGCGGCAGTAGCACCGCCTGGACCACGATCAGCAGGACCAAGGCTGGGCCAATGGTGGCTGTGCCCGCCAACAGTTCGGGCCACACGAAAGCGAAATAGGGCACGTACAGGGCCAGCGTGGTCAGCAGACTCATCCACGCGGTTTTCTCCTGCACTGGCCGTTGCGGCGCCGACTCAAGGTGAGATGGGGTCATGCCCCAAAGTAAGCTAAACCGGACATGATGTCAAGGAAACCAGACATTCGGTTGTGGGAGGAGGCGTGGGGGTCAGGCTTCAGCGCGCTCCAACCGGCGTTCTCCAATCGTTCGGACCATTTTTGAACAAGGCGAGCAGGCTGGCCCTGCGGGACACGCCGTCTGAAACGCTGGGTCCGCTCAACCCCCTAGGCGGCGGCGCTCTACCTGTCCCCCCGAAGGCGAAGGAGGAAAACAGCGGGTTCGTCGGGCCGCTCTCCGCAAAGAGGCCAAACTTTCCAAACCTGTGCTTTGCGAAGTCAGGCCAAGTCGAACGCCTCTCCCCTATCGGCGCCACTCACAGGTTGATGTGCCGCCCAACCGAGCAAACACACCTTTACAGGCACGCCCTCAAGGGGTCCAGGTTTTGGCCCACACCCCGCAGCCGTCGCGCAGGCTGAGGCGCAGGGACTCGCCCAGCCAGCGCAGGCCCAGGACATCAAAGCCGCCGCAGGTGGGGCGGGCCCGGACGGCGCCCGTGACGTTCACTTCTCCGGCGGTGCGGACGACGGTGGCCCGAAATCAGAAGGTGTCGAGCGCGCTGTATCCCTTCGGGGCATCCGTGACGATCACCACGGCGTCGCCCTGCGCGGACCAGACCTCCCCTGGCCAGAGGTTGAGGCGCTGGCCCGTGGCCGCGTCCACCCGCCAGACCTCGCACAGACGGGCGGCAATCACGCTGCCACCCGGACACGCGGTGAGCCAGAGGTCCCCCAGCCCCAGCCGGGCCGACTGCTGGTGCAGCTCTGGCGGAAAGGCGAAGGTCCAGACGGTCTGTCCCGCCTCCACGCGGCGCACCTGCTCGGGCTGGTCAGCCGTGGGCCAGCTGTGCAGGTACACCGGCGCGGCGATCACTTCAGGTCCTTCCTCAGTTCGCGGCCCAGTTGAAACCATTCGCGTTCCTGGCGGCGGTAGAGGTTTGTCGCCTTGCGCTCGGTCTTGTCCAGGGCGTCCAGCAGGGCGCGGGCCTCGTCACGCCGGCCCTGCCGCGCCAGATAGGCGGCGTAGCGGGCGCGCGGCTCCTCGGTGGTGGCGGCGTTCAGGGCGTCCTTGAAGGTGGCGTCGGCTTCGGGTTTGCCCTGGGCGTCCTGGGCCTGGGCCAGCAGGGTCAGCGTGCGGGTGCGCGTGGCGGCGCTGGCCTTCAGGTCCACGCGGCGCAGCTTGCTTTCGGCCTCGGCGGCCTGTCCCCGGGCCAGGTCCAGTTCGGCGCTGGTCAGCAGCACCACCGGGTCGTCGGCGTAAATGCCGCTCAGCAGCGGCTGCAGGGTGGCCTGGGCCTCATCGGGGCGCCCGGCGCGGGCCTGCAGGGCCGCCAGCTCGGCACGGCGCTGCAGGGTGTCGCTTTCATTCAGTTCGGCCTGGGCCTCGCGGATGCGCAGGTCCAGGGGCTTTAAGGCCTCCACGCCGCGCGCCACTGCCTGCCCCGCCACCCGGCCGCCCCCCCGCGCGGCTGGCAGCAGCACCATGAAGGTGTACACCGCTGCGAAGGCCAGCCCAAACAGCCCGCCAAACAGCGCCCCAAAGGCCAGCATGACGATCCAGTACACCTGCTGCCGCGTGACAATGGCGTGAATCAGGCCGATGATGGCCAGCACGCGCAGGGCATTGATGATCAGCGGCAGGTAGGGTTGCAGGGCGTCCACGCCCCCATGCTACGGGGCCGGCCACAGGCACACCGGCAGATCTGCTGGCATTTCATGAAGGTGGCCGCTTGACGCCGCCCGGCCCGGTTGGGCAAACTTGCCGGACACAGCCCCGCAAGGCGCCCCGACGCGCCCGGTTTGACCGGTCTGCCCCCCAGGGTGTAGACTTCCCTGTGCTGACCATGATGGGTCGGGCAGGAGTTCTTTGCGAGAAGCGGCTCGGCAAAGTTAAGTGAATGACACGGGAACGTGGCCGGGAAGGCCACGCGTCCCGGCTGCGCCTTTTCCCGCCCCGAAAGAGGCCGCAGTGACCCACAGGGTGCCCCAGAGGTGGACATGAGTTTGAGCAAAAAAGGGCCGCGTATTGAGCGGTTCGGTGACATCGCGGACGTCATTCCGCTGCCCAACCTGACCGAGATTCAGGTGAACTCCTTCAAGGCCTTCCTGCAGGACGACAAGGCGCCCGACGCCCGCGATTACACGGGTCTGCAGAGTGCCTTCAAGGAAGTCTTCCCGATTGACGAAACTGAAAAGGGCCGCTCCACGGGTCTCGTGCTGGATTTCCTGGAGTACCGTCTGGGCGAGCCACCTTACACGCCCGAAGAGTGCCGTGAAAAGGACGTCACCTACCAGGCGCCCATGTACGCCAAGCTGCAGCTGATTCACAAGGACAGCGGCCTGATCAAGGAAGATCAGGTGTTCCTGGGCGACCTGCCCCTGATGACCGAGGACGGCTCGTTTGTGATCAACGGCGCCGACCGCGTGATCATCTCGCAGATTCACCGTTCCCCCGGCGTGTACTTCACCAGCTCCTACAAGGGCATCAAGAAGATGTACACCGGCGCGATCATCCCCATGCCCAAGCGCGGCCCCTGGATCGAACTGGAGTTCGCGGGCGGCGTGCTGGAAATGAAGGTAAACAAGCGCAAGTTCCCCGTGGCCATGCTGCTGCGCGTGCTGGGCTACGACGACGCCAGCCTGCGTGCCCTGTTCACGGAATTTGAGCCGGACATGGAACTGCCCGAGGACAAGAGCGCGGGCATGGGCGCCGACGAGGCCCTGCTGCGCCTGTTCACGGTGCTGCGCCCCGGTGACCCGCCCAAGCGCGACAAGGCCATTCAGTACCTGTACGGCCTGCTGGCCGACCCCCGCCGCTACGACCTGGGCGAGCCCGGCCGCTTCAAGATGAACACCAAGCTGGGCGTGAACCGCCCCGAGCGCACCCTGCTGAACTTCCAGGACGGCAAGTTCACGGACGCCGGTCTGGTGGACACCATCCGCTACCTGATGGCGCTGCAGTACGGCCGCGAGACCGTGGGCATGGTGGACGCCGACGGCGTGATCACCGACGTGCCCGTGGCCGAGGACGACATTGACCACCTCGGCAACCGCCGCGTGCGCACCGTGGGCGAACTGCTCGCCGACCAGCTGCGCGTGGGCATGGGCCGCATGGCACGCGGCGTGCGCGAGCGCATGCTGCTGGGCAACCCCGACGCCGCGACCCCCACCAAGCTCGTGAACAACCGCCCCATCGTGGCGGCCATGCGCGAGTTCTTCGGCCGCAGCCAGCTCTCGCAGTTCAAGGACCAGACCAACCCCCTGTCGGACCTGCGCCACAAGCGCCGCATCTCTGCGCTGGGGCCGGGCGGTCTGACCCGCGAGCGCGCCGGCTTCGACGTGCGCGACGTGCACCGGACCCACTACGGCCGCATCTGCCCGATCGAAACGCCTGAAGGCGCCAACATCGGTCTGATTTCCTCGCTGGCCTCCTACGCCAAGGTGAACGACCTGGGCTTCATTGAAGCGCCCTACCGCAAGGTGGAGGGTGGCCGCGTGACTGACGACGTGGTCTATATGACCGCCGACATTGAAGACCGTTACACCGTGGCGCAGGCGAACAGCCCGCTCCAGCCGGACGGCACCTTCAGCGACGAGCGCGTGCTGGCCCGCCGCAAGGGTGATCCTTTGTGGTACACCCCCGAAGAAGTGGACTACATGGACGTGAGCCCCAAGCAGATCGTCTCGATCAACACGTCCCTGATTCCCTTCTTGGAGCACGACGACGCCAACCGCGCGCTCATGGGTTCCAACATGCAGTCGCAGGCCGTGCCGCTCGTGCGCGCCGACAGCCCCGCCGTGGGCACCGGTGTGGAGCGCCGCGTGGTGACCGACAGCGGCACCAGCGTCGTGAGTGACGTGACCGGCCGCGTGACCTACGTGGACGCCCGCGTGATTCAGATCACCCTGACCGAGGACGCCCCCGCCGCCGGCATGAACACCGGCAACGTGCGCACCTTCGAACTCGTGCGCTTCACCCGCTCCAACCAGGGCACCAACCTTGACCAGCACCCCATCGTGGACGTTGGCGACACGGTGCAGGCCGGGCAGGTCATCGCGGACGGTCCCGCCAGCGACCTCGGCCGCCTCGCGCTGGGCCAGAACATCACCATCGCCATCATGCCCTTCGACGGCTTCAACTTTGAAGACGCGATCTGCATCTCCGAAGGCCTGGTGCGCAAGGATTTCTACACCTCGGTCCACATTGAAAAGGACGAGATTGAAGCCCGCGACACCAAGCTGGGGCCGGAAAAGATCACCCGCGACATCCCCGGTCTGTCCGAAGCCGCGCTGCGCGACCTGGATGAAGACGGCATCGTGCGCGTGGGCGCTGAAGTCAAGCCCGGCGACATCCTGGTCGGCAAGACCAGCTTCAAGGGTGAGTCGGAACCCACCCCCGAAGAGCGTCTGCTGCGCAGCATCTTCGGCGAGAAGGCCCGTGAAGTGAAGGACACCTCGCTGCGCGTGCAGTCCGGCCAGGGCGGCATCGTGGTGAAGACCGTGCGCTTCCGCCGAGGCGACGAAGGCGTGGACCTGAAACCCGGCGTGCGTGAAATGGTGCGCGTGTACGTGGCCCAGAAGCGCCAGCTGCAGGTGGGTGACAAGGTGGCCAACCGCCACGGGAACAAGGGCGTGGTTTCCAAGATCATGGCCCCCGAGGACATGCCTTACCTGGAAGACGGCACCCCCGTCGACCTCGTGTTCAACCCCCTGGGTGTGCCCAGCCGCATGAACCTGGGCCAGATTCTGGAAACCCACCTGGGTGAAGTGGCGCGCCTGACGGGCCAGAAGTTCGAGACCCCCGTGTTCGACTCGGTCACCGAAGCGACCATCAAGGAAATGCTGGAAGTGGCCGCCGCCGAGCGTATCCAGGCCCGCAAGGACGAAGGCTTTGAGCTCGACAAGCGCGAACAGGAAGTGCTGGACCGCGCCGCCAAGCTGGGCGTCATCCGTGACGCGCAGGGCGACTACGAGAAAGCCCAGATGGAGCTGTCGCGCACCGGCAAGAGCGTGCTGTACGACGGCCGCACCGGCGAGCCCATTTCGGGCCCCGTGGTGGTCGGCACCATGTACGTGATGAAGCTGTACCACATGGTGGAAGACAAGCTGCACGCCCGCTCCACTGGCCCGTACAGCCTGATTACCCAGCAGCCGCTGGGCGGCAAGGCGCAGTTTGGTGGTCAGCGCTTCGGGGAAATGGAAGTGTGGGCGCTGGAAGCGTACGGCGCCGCGCACACCCTGCAGGAAATGCTGACGATCAAGTCCGACGACATTGACGGCCGTGACGCGGCTTACCAGAGCATCGTCAAGGGTGAGGAAGTGTCGGGCAGCACCATCCCCGAGTCCTTCAAGGTGCTCGTCAAGGAGCTGCACTCGCTGGGTCTGGACGTGGAAGTCCTCGACAACGGCGACCGCGCCGTGGACATCTTCGAAGGAATGATGCCCAAGCGCTAAAGCGCGCCCCCGCGCGCCGTCTAAGGGTCAAAAGGTCGAAGAGTCCAGAACAACGGAATACCAAGTTTTCTTAGACCCTTTGACTCTTCGACCCTTAGACAAAACACCAAGCCTCCCATCCAAGGAGCAGGATTACTTTGAAAGACTTCAACAAAGTTCGTATCGCCATTGCCAGCCCGGAGAAGATCCGCGAGTGGAGCTTTGGCGAGGTCGAAAAGCCCGAAACGATCAACTACCGCACCCTGAAGCCCGAGCGCGAAGGTCTGTTCGACGAGCGCATCTTCGGGCCCCAAAAGGACTACGAGTGCGCCTGCGGCAAGTACAAGCGTCAGCGCTACGAAGGCAAGGTCTGCGAGCGCTGCGGCGTCGAAGTGACGAGCAGCAAGGTGCGCCGCTACCGCATGGGCCACATTGACCTGGCCACGCCCGCCGCCCACATCTGGTACGTCAAGGACACGCCCAGCAAGATCGGCACGCTGCTGGACCTGTCGGCTGGCCAGCTGGAAAAGGTGCTGTACTTCAGCTCCTTCCTGGTGACCGACCCCCGCAACGCCCAGAAGGACGGCCGCCCGCTCAAGCGCGGCGAGCTGCTCTCGGACGACGAGTACCGCGAACTGCGCTTTGGCCGTCAGGAAACCTACGCCCTGACCGGCGGCGTGGAAGCCGAAGTGCGTGACGGCGAGTACGTGACGCGCGGGCAGATCCTGGGCGGCAACGTCGTGAGCAAGATGGATGGTCTGGCCCAGTACCGCTTCCCCCGCCGCGCCGTGATCGCCTACGCCGAGGAAGTTGAAGCCACCCTGCCCCTGCCCGCCGACGTGCTCGTGGAGCAGGATGCCTTCCGCGCCGGTGAGATTCTGGCCGAGCTGGAAGCCGACGTGCAGATCACCGCTCCCGTGGGCGGCACCACCGTGCTGCACGACATGGGCGAAGACAGCGTGATGGTCGAGCTGCGCGAAGGCGTGGACGAGGAAGGCAGCCCCAGTGGTGAGGTGCTGGCCCGCGTGTACGTGCCCCACGGCATGAACGTGCAGGTCGTGCACGGCGAGATCGTGGACGCGGGCGCTGTGCTGGCCGACGCTACGAGCGGCACCCGCCTGCGTGTAAGCCGCGACAGCCGCCTGAGCGGCGTAACCTTCCCCAAGAAGGGCGACGTGAAGGTCACGGCCCACTGGACCCGCCGCAGCGAGTACCCCATCAACCCCACCATGCACGTGCTGGTCGGCGACGGCAGCGAGGTCAAGAAGGGCCAGAAGGTCATCGGCGCCATTGACGTTGAGGAGCAGATCACCGCTGAAGCCAATGGCGTGATCACCCTGCACAACCCCGCCTCGATCATCGTCTCGAAGGCGAAGGTTTATACCTACGAGGACGAGCCCCTGGTCGTGAACGGTGACCGTGTGGAGCCGGGCGACGAACTGGCCGACAGTGGCGAACTGCGCAGCGAGATCTCGGGCCGCATCGAGATTGACCTCGTGCGCAAGCAGGTGCGCGTCATCGAGTCCTACGACTTCGAGGCCAAGATGGGCGCCGAAGCTGTCAAGGAACTGCTGGACGACCTGAACCTCGACATCCTGGAAGCCGAGCTGAACGAGATGATGAAGGACAGCTCGCGCCACAAGCGCGCCAAGGCCCGCAAGCGCCTGGAAGTGACCCGCGCGTTCAAGCGCAGCGGCAACAACCCCAGCTGGATGATCCTGAACACCGTGCCGGTGATGCCGCCTGATCTGCGCCCCATGGTGCAGGTGGACGGGGGCCGCTTCGCGACCTCGGATCTGAATGACCTGTACCGCCGCCTGATCAACCGCAACAACCGCCTGAAGAAGCTGATGAGCCAGGGCGCGCCGGACATGATCATCCGCAACGAGAAGCGCATGCTGCAGGAAGCGGTGGACGCGCTGATCGACAACGGCCGCCGTGGCAGCCCCGTGACCAACCCCGGCTCTGACCGTAGCCTGCGCTCGCTGACCGACCTGCTGGGCGGCAAGCAGGGCCGTTTCCGCCAGAACCTGCTGGGTAAGCGCGTGGACTACTCCGGCCGCTCGGTGATCGTGGTGGGCCCGCAGCTCAAGCTGCACCAGTGCGGTGTGCCCAAGCGTATGGCCCTCGAACTCTTCAAGCCCTTCCTGTTCAAGGTGCTCGAGGAGAAGGGCGAGGTCACCAACATCAAGCAGGCCCGCAAGATGCTCGAGCGCTACCGCGACACCCGCGACAGCGTGTGGGACGCCCTGGAAGAGGTCATTGAGGACAAGGTCGTGCTGCTCAACCGCGCGCCGACCCTGCACCGACTGGGCATTCAGGCCTTCGAGCCCGTGCTCGTGGAAGGTCAGTCCATCCAGCTGCACCCCCTGGTCTGTGAAGCCTTCAACGCCGACTTCGACGGCGACCAGATGGCCATTCACGTCCCCCTGAGCGCCCAGGCGCAGGCCGAAGCGCGCATTCAGATGCTCAGCGCCCACAACCTGCTCTCGCCCGCCAACGGCGAGCCGAACGTCAAGCCCAGCCGCGACATCATTCTCGGCATCTTCACCCTGACCCTGCTGCGCAAGGACAACTTGGGTGCCGGCACCGAGTTCGCCGACGCGCAGGAAGCCCTCGCTGCGCTCGACGCTGGCAAGGTGGCCCTGAACAGCCCCATCACCGTGGCCGGCCAGGAAACCAGCCCCGGCCGCCTGAAGTACGTCTTCTCCAACCCCGACGAAGCCATCATGGCGGTCGAGCGCGGCGAGATTGACCACCAGGACCACGTGCGCATCCGCCTGAACGGCGTGACCTACGACACCAGCGCCGGCCGCGTGATGTTCCGCCGCATTGTGCAGGAAGCCCTGGGGCACCAGGCCCACCTCGTGGACACCCTGGTGAACCTGGAAACCGCCTACGAAAAAGACCACCTCAAGGATATGGTCATGGCGTGCTTCAAGCACCTGGGCATCGAGGCCACCGCTGGCCTGCTCGACGGCCTGAAGGACGCGGGCTTCAAGCTCTCCACGACCTCGGGCATCACGATTGGCATTGACGACATCGTGATTCCGCCCGCCAAGGCCGAGATTCTGGCCGAAGCGGACGCCAAGGTCGCAGAAATCGAGCAGAACTTCGAGTTCGGCTTCATGACCGAAGAAGAGCGTTACAAGCAGGTCGTGCAGCTGTGGAACGACACCAAGGATGAAGTCAAGAACGCCATGTTCGACAACTTCGGCCAGAACTATCCCTTCAACCCGCTGTGGATCATGAGCCTGTCGGGCGCGCGTGGTAACGCCCAGCAGATCACGCAGCTCGCCGGGATGCGCGGCCTGATGGCCCGCCCCGACGGCAGCACCATTGAGGTGCCGATCCGTGCGTCGTTCCGCGAGGGTCTGTCGGTGCTGGAGTACTTCATCTCCACCCACGGCGCCCGTAAGGGTGGGGCCGACACCGCGCTGCGTACCGCCGACTCGGGCTACCTGACCCGTAAGCTGGTGGACGTGGCCCACGAAGTGGTCGTGCGCGACGTGGACTGCGGCACCACCGACTACACCTCCATGCCGCTGGGCGCCCTGGACGAGCGCACCGGCGAGTGGCGCACCCGCAAGGCCAGCGAGATCGAGACCAGCATCTACGGCCGCACCCTGGCCGACGCGGTTGAGGTCGAAGGCCGCACCATCGAGGCCGGCGAGATGCTGAGCCTGGAAGATGTGAAGGCCATCACCCGGGGCGCCAAGACCCTGCAGAGCGTGTTCGTGCGCACCCCGCTGAACTGCCGCGTGAAGAGCGGTGTGTGTCAGAAGTGCTACGGCTACGACCTGTCGCAGGCCAAGCCCGTGAGCATGGGTGAAGCCGTGGGCGTGGTGGCCGCCGAGTCCATCGGTGAGCCCGGCACGCAGCTGACCATGCGCACCTTCCACACTGGCGGCGTGGCCGGCAGCGGCGGCGGTGACATCACCATGGGTCTGCCCCGCGTGATCGAGCTGTTCGAGGCCCGCAAG
The window above is part of the Deinococcus aquaedulcis genome. Proteins encoded here:
- a CDS encoding helix-turn-helix transcriptional regulator; the encoded protein is MSNQLRRLRFEAGEMTQQQLAQQVGVTRQTVIAIEGGKYAPSLELAFKLAAALGRPLEQVFQYQPEG
- the rpoB gene encoding DNA-directed RNA polymerase subunit beta, whose product is MSLSKKGPRIERFGDIADVIPLPNLTEIQVNSFKAFLQDDKAPDARDYTGLQSAFKEVFPIDETEKGRSTGLVLDFLEYRLGEPPYTPEECREKDVTYQAPMYAKLQLIHKDSGLIKEDQVFLGDLPLMTEDGSFVINGADRVIISQIHRSPGVYFTSSYKGIKKMYTGAIIPMPKRGPWIELEFAGGVLEMKVNKRKFPVAMLLRVLGYDDASLRALFTEFEPDMELPEDKSAGMGADEALLRLFTVLRPGDPPKRDKAIQYLYGLLADPRRYDLGEPGRFKMNTKLGVNRPERTLLNFQDGKFTDAGLVDTIRYLMALQYGRETVGMVDADGVITDVPVAEDDIDHLGNRRVRTVGELLADQLRVGMGRMARGVRERMLLGNPDAATPTKLVNNRPIVAAMREFFGRSQLSQFKDQTNPLSDLRHKRRISALGPGGLTRERAGFDVRDVHRTHYGRICPIETPEGANIGLISSLASYAKVNDLGFIEAPYRKVEGGRVTDDVVYMTADIEDRYTVAQANSPLQPDGTFSDERVLARRKGDPLWYTPEEVDYMDVSPKQIVSINTSLIPFLEHDDANRALMGSNMQSQAVPLVRADSPAVGTGVERRVVTDSGTSVVSDVTGRVTYVDARVIQITLTEDAPAAGMNTGNVRTFELVRFTRSNQGTNLDQHPIVDVGDTVQAGQVIADGPASDLGRLALGQNITIAIMPFDGFNFEDAICISEGLVRKDFYTSVHIEKDEIEARDTKLGPEKITRDIPGLSEAALRDLDEDGIVRVGAEVKPGDILVGKTSFKGESEPTPEERLLRSIFGEKAREVKDTSLRVQSGQGGIVVKTVRFRRGDEGVDLKPGVREMVRVYVAQKRQLQVGDKVANRHGNKGVVSKIMAPEDMPYLEDGTPVDLVFNPLGVPSRMNLGQILETHLGEVARLTGQKFETPVFDSVTEATIKEMLEVAAAERIQARKDEGFELDKREQEVLDRAAKLGVIRDAQGDYEKAQMELSRTGKSVLYDGRTGEPISGPVVVGTMYVMKLYHMVEDKLHARSTGPYSLITQQPLGGKAQFGGQRFGEMEVWALEAYGAAHTLQEMLTIKSDDIDGRDAAYQSIVKGEEVSGSTIPESFKVLVKELHSLGLDVEVLDNGDRAVDIFEGMMPKR
- a CDS encoding DNA-directed RNA polymerase subunit beta' encodes the protein MKDFNKVRIAIASPEKIREWSFGEVEKPETINYRTLKPEREGLFDERIFGPQKDYECACGKYKRQRYEGKVCERCGVEVTSSKVRRYRMGHIDLATPAAHIWYVKDTPSKIGTLLDLSAGQLEKVLYFSSFLVTDPRNAQKDGRPLKRGELLSDDEYRELRFGRQETYALTGGVEAEVRDGEYVTRGQILGGNVVSKMDGLAQYRFPRRAVIAYAEEVEATLPLPADVLVEQDAFRAGEILAELEADVQITAPVGGTTVLHDMGEDSVMVELREGVDEEGSPSGEVLARVYVPHGMNVQVVHGEIVDAGAVLADATSGTRLRVSRDSRLSGVTFPKKGDVKVTAHWTRRSEYPINPTMHVLVGDGSEVKKGQKVIGAIDVEEQITAEANGVITLHNPASIIVSKAKVYTYEDEPLVVNGDRVEPGDELADSGELRSEISGRIEIDLVRKQVRVIESYDFEAKMGAEAVKELLDDLNLDILEAELNEMMKDSSRHKRAKARKRLEVTRAFKRSGNNPSWMILNTVPVMPPDLRPMVQVDGGRFATSDLNDLYRRLINRNNRLKKLMSQGAPDMIIRNEKRMLQEAVDALIDNGRRGSPVTNPGSDRSLRSLTDLLGGKQGRFRQNLLGKRVDYSGRSVIVVGPQLKLHQCGVPKRMALELFKPFLFKVLEEKGEVTNIKQARKMLERYRDTRDSVWDALEEVIEDKVVLLNRAPTLHRLGIQAFEPVLVEGQSIQLHPLVCEAFNADFDGDQMAIHVPLSAQAQAEARIQMLSAHNLLSPANGEPNVKPSRDIILGIFTLTLLRKDNLGAGTEFADAQEALAALDAGKVALNSPITVAGQETSPGRLKYVFSNPDEAIMAVERGEIDHQDHVRIRLNGVTYDTSAGRVMFRRIVQEALGHQAHLVDTLVNLETAYEKDHLKDMVMACFKHLGIEATAGLLDGLKDAGFKLSTTSGITIGIDDIVIPPAKAEILAEADAKVAEIEQNFEFGFMTEEERYKQVVQLWNDTKDEVKNAMFDNFGQNYPFNPLWIMSLSGARGNAQQITQLAGMRGLMARPDGSTIEVPIRASFREGLSVLEYFISTHGARKGGADTALRTADSGYLTRKLVDVAHEVVVRDVDCGTTDYTSMPLGALDERTGEWRTRKASEIETSIYGRTLADAVEVEGRTIEAGEMLSLEDVKAITRGAKTLQSVFVRTPLNCRVKSGVCQKCYGYDLSQAKPVSMGEAVGVVAAESIGEPGTQLTMRTFHTGGVAGSGGGDITMGLPRVIELFEARKPKTSAAVADRDGTVRIEEEEERYLVRIEADDDQYSSKTATKISKGLRMIVRDGDRVEAGQALTRGAINPHDLLLYKDTDAAQRYLVEEVQRVYRSQGVKVHDKHIEIIVRQMLRWVEVTDGGDTELLEGQTVERWEVDQANDALEEGKTPASWKPVLLGITKSSLTTKSWLSAASFQHTTHVLTEASMKGQVDDLIGLKENVILGKLIPAGTGLMTVREMQVADDRTLEKYGEGSTSTDAVTGDRSYDDTRPGTVNDNVTYTS